In Rouxiella sp. WC2420, the following proteins share a genomic window:
- a CDS encoding 2Fe-2S iron-sulfur cluster-binding protein gives MKDLELIPVIVNKLSNNGSGNISLQLIAQNGGYLPTYSAGAHIDLFIPELGARQYSLCTESSDGKYYEVCVKLASLSSGGSHYIHQTLQQGDVITISAPRNHFPLPQAKHYLLFAGGIGITPLLAMAEEIASQDIDFELHYYVSSQQEAAYISRCTAPLLANNLFLHYSDANDSLRRNTPCCLSNPHQDTAIIACGPEGFIQRLQDIMQEFHWQPTQLSFERFTNAKLSHQNDNQSFYIQLNSSGQRFLVGPSQTIAEVLFSAGADIMLSCEQGICGSCITDVIDGIPDHRDCVLTEEEREENTQITVCCSRSKSPLLVLDL, from the coding sequence ATGAAAGATCTAGAATTGATTCCGGTTATTGTTAACAAGCTGAGTAATAACGGCTCAGGGAATATTTCATTACAGCTTATCGCCCAAAATGGCGGATATTTACCGACTTATTCCGCAGGCGCTCATATTGACCTTTTCATACCCGAACTCGGTGCGCGGCAATATTCTCTATGCACTGAAAGCAGCGATGGGAAATATTATGAGGTCTGCGTAAAACTGGCTTCACTTTCGTCGGGCGGGTCGCACTATATTCACCAAACTCTGCAACAGGGCGACGTAATAACTATTTCAGCACCGCGCAATCATTTCCCGTTGCCGCAGGCTAAACATTACCTGCTGTTTGCCGGGGGTATTGGCATTACTCCACTGCTCGCCATGGCAGAAGAGATAGCCAGTCAAGATATTGATTTTGAACTTCATTATTATGTTTCCAGCCAACAGGAAGCTGCCTATATCAGCCGTTGCACAGCCCCTTTGCTGGCCAATAATCTGTTTCTGCATTACAGCGACGCAAACGATTCCCTGCGTCGTAACACCCCGTGCTGTTTAAGCAATCCTCATCAAGACACGGCCATTATCGCCTGTGGGCCAGAGGGTTTTATTCAACGCCTGCAGGATATTATGCAAGAATTTCATTGGCAGCCGACGCAATTATCTTTCGAGCGTTTCACCAATGCGAAATTAAGTCATCAAAATGATAATCAATCATTTTATATCCAGCTGAATTCCAGCGGCCAGCGTTTTTTAGTTGGCCCGAGTCAGACTATCGCCGAAGTTTTATTCAGTGCCGGTGCGGATATTATGCTGTCCTGTGAACAGGGTATTTGTGGGTCCTGTATTACCGACGTGATTGACGGCATTCCCGATCATCGCGACTGCGTGTTGACCGAAGAGGAGCGCGAGGAAAATACGCAAATTACCGTATGCTGTTCGCGCTCGAAAAGCCCACTTTTGGTTCTGGATCTATGA
- a CDS encoding LysR family transcriptional regulator, producing MFAFSRFLLYFTEVARQGSFRKASETLHVAASSIDRQILRVEKELAMPLFERHPTGLKLTAAGELLLHAANNWKKDFSRVCEQLDDLRGLRRGHVRIATIDAINRHFFSSMLKKVHLEYPNISFTLTTMNNIDIQQALMSGDADFGIMLNPQTSRELQVRAFAEINLGIVVPKNHPLAARSGVRFNQCLEYPFIIPSAPLMLSGPVEALLNINGGMVKEVAVSNNIHMIRSLIKEQIGIGILCWLDIMDEVISGELAFIPLTDPQLKTFTLSLCVAPARQLSLAASMMLKQLEMLFSQIQTQGLNAGSFAP from the coding sequence ATGTTCGCATTCTCTCGGTTTCTGCTGTATTTCACCGAAGTGGCCCGCCAGGGATCATTTCGTAAAGCCTCTGAAACGCTGCACGTCGCGGCTTCTTCAATCGATCGCCAAATTCTGCGCGTCGAGAAAGAGTTGGCGATGCCATTGTTTGAGCGTCATCCCACCGGTTTAAAGCTCACCGCAGCAGGAGAATTGCTGTTACATGCTGCCAATAACTGGAAAAAAGATTTTTCAAGGGTGTGCGAGCAGCTTGACGATTTACGTGGTTTAAGGCGCGGGCACGTGCGCATCGCCACCATTGACGCGATAAATCGGCACTTCTTTTCGTCGATGCTCAAGAAGGTGCATCTCGAATATCCCAATATCTCATTTACTCTTACCACTATGAATAATATCGATATTCAGCAGGCGCTGATGTCGGGTGATGCCGACTTTGGCATTATGCTTAATCCGCAAACCTCGCGTGAGTTGCAGGTCAGGGCATTTGCCGAAATCAATTTGGGCATCGTGGTTCCTAAAAATCATCCGCTGGCCGCAAGAAGCGGGGTGAGATTTAATCAGTGTCTGGAATATCCGTTTATTATTCCGTCTGCGCCGCTAATGCTGTCCGGTCCGGTCGAGGCGTTGCTGAATATTAACGGCGGGATGGTGAAAGAGGTCGCCGTTTCCAACAATATCCATATGATTCGTTCGTTGATTAAAGAGCAGATTGGCATCGGTATTCTCTGCTGGCTGGATATCATGGATGAAGTGATTAGCGGAGAGTTGGCGTTTATTCCCCTTACCGATCCACAACTTAAGACATTTACCCTGTCGCTGTGTGTTGCCCCGGCGCGGCAGCTTTCTTTGGCTGCCTCGATGATGCTAAAGCAACTTGAGATGCTGTTTAGTCAGATTCAGACCCAGGGACTGAATGCTGGATCTTTTGCACCGTAA